The Streptomyces uncialis genomic interval GGCGAGGTGGCAGCGAGCCTCGTGTTCGAGGACGAGTGGGTCATCGCGTTCATGGACCTCCAGCCCGTGACCCCGGGGCACCTGCTTGTCGTTCCGAGGTCACATGCGGAAGGACTGGAGGACCTTCCGGAGGACATCGGTGTGCGGATCTGGGCGGTGGCTCACCGGCTCGGCCGTGCGTTGCGGCTGTCCGGCCTGCGGTGCGAGGGGGTCAATCTCTTCCTGGCCGACGGCGAGGCCGCCTTCCAGGAGGTCTTCCACGTCCATCTGCACGTCTTCCCCCGCTTCAAGGGGGACCCTTTCCGTATCGAGGCGAACTGGCAGGTGCACGAGCGTCACCAGCTGGACGAATCGGCGAAGAGGGTCCGCAAAGGAATCGCCGCCCTGGATATCCGCCCCCGCTGACGTGCTCAAGCTGCCCTCATGAGCTGAGGCAGCGCCAAGGCCGTCGTTCCGCCCGCTGGTGCAGCTGCCGGAGTATCGCCGAGCTGACGGCGGCTCTCGGTTCCTGGCCGAGAGCCAGGTCCGGGGCGGTGGTCAGGC includes:
- a CDS encoding HIT family protein; protein product: MDGGCVFCAIARGEVAASLVFEDEWVIAFMDLQPVTPGHLLVVPRSHAEGLEDLPEDIGVRIWAVAHRLGRALRLSGLRCEGVNLFLADGEAAFQEVFHVHLHVFPRFKGDPFRIEANWQVHERHQLDESAKRVRKGIAALDIRPR